Proteins from a single region of Hugenholtzia roseola DSM 9546:
- a CDS encoding 3-hydroxybutyryl-CoA dehydrogenase, giving the protein MKKVVVIGAGTMGNGIAHVFALYNYQVAWVDVSASALERGLATIDKNLDRQLKKGDIDEAKKAQTLANISTFTDITAAVAGAALVVEAATENIEIKLKIFENLDKICPAETILASNTSSISITRIAGVTKRPEKVIGMHFMNPVPVMKLVEVIRGYATSDEICAQIMDISKDLEKIPVEVNDYPGFVSNRVLMPMINEAIHALYEGVAGVSEIDTVMKLGMSHPMGPLQLADFIGLDVCRSILEVLFEGFGNPKYAPCPLLVNMVNAGHLGMKTGKGFYDWSNGTKNIAVAPRFAKKQLPTETF; this is encoded by the coding sequence ATGAAAAAAGTAGTGGTCATCGGTGCAGGTACTATGGGCAATGGTATTGCACACGTTTTCGCGCTTTACAATTATCAGGTCGCGTGGGTAGATGTTTCCGCTTCTGCCTTAGAGCGTGGCTTGGCAACGATAGACAAAAACTTAGACCGTCAGCTCAAAAAAGGCGACATCGACGAGGCGAAAAAAGCACAGACGCTTGCTAACATCAGCACCTTTACCGACATCACAGCGGCGGTGGCAGGAGCGGCATTGGTGGTAGAGGCAGCTACTGAAAACATCGAGATTAAGCTCAAAATCTTTGAGAACTTAGATAAAATTTGCCCTGCCGAAACGATTTTAGCGAGTAATACATCTTCTATTTCCATTACGCGCATTGCAGGCGTAACGAAGCGTCCTGAAAAAGTTATCGGCATGCACTTTATGAACCCTGTGCCTGTCATGAAGTTGGTCGAGGTTATTAGAGGCTATGCAACTTCCGACGAAATTTGCGCCCAAATCATGGACATCTCTAAGGATTTGGAAAAAATCCCTGTCGAGGTCAATGATTACCCTGGTTTTGTTTCCAACCGCGTCTTGATGCCGATGATAAATGAGGCAATTCATGCCCTTTATGAAGGCGTAGCAGGGGTTTCCGAAATTGATACGGTTATGAAATTGGGCATGTCGCACCCCATGGGACCGCTACAATTAGCCGATTTTATTGGTTTAGATGTTTGCCGCTCTATCTTGGAAGTGCTTTTCGAGGGCTTCGGCAATCCCAAATACGCGCCTTGTCCGCTTTTGGTCAATATGGTCAATGCAGGGCATTTGGGCATGAAAACGGGAAAAGGCTTTTATGATTGGAGCAATGGCACAAAAAATATTGCTGTTGCGCCGCGCTTTGCCAAAAAACAGTTGCCTACCGAAACGTTCTAA
- a CDS encoding valine--tRNA ligase gives MELATTYSPQEAESKWYPFWLENNFFHAKVEEGKEPYTIVIPPPNVTGVLHMGHMLNNTIQDVLIRKARMEGKSACWVPGTDHASIATEAKVVRMLREKGIKKADLTREQFLEYAWEWKEKYGGIILEQLKKLGASCDWERTHFTMDEGYYKAVVRTFVDLYKKGYIYRGLRMINWDCEAQTALSNEEVLYNEDGERSVLYHTQYKIEETGEFVTIATQRPETIWGDTAIAVNPNDERYQHLIGKHATVPLTSRQIPIIADDYVEKEFGTGCLKVTPAHDINDYEIGLRHNLPILDTINLDGTMNDKGQMPADLIGKERFVARKIAIKLLKEAAGHIVKEEEFTTKIGRSERTGTVVEPKLSLQWFIKMKEISRRALQAVEEDEVILHPTKFKNTYRHWMENVRDWCISRQLWWGQRIPAYYFGSGEDDFVVAETPQEAIELAKKHNPNLTLADLRQDEDVLDTWASSWLWPLAVFNGFDDAYFNKETGKIEIEKNAELNYFYPTEVLVTAPEILFFWVARMIIAGYEYVDKKPFKDVYLTGIVRDKQGRKMSKSLGNSPDPLDLIAQYGADSVRVGMLFSSPAGNDLPFDEKLCEQGRNFCNKIWNAYRLTQRWEKVEKEIDAKNELALLWFEAKINQALQDLEQLYSQFRISEALLTIYKLIWDDFCAQYLEMIKPPFGEPIDKATYEKTISHFEVLLKMLHPFMPFLTEELWQAMKLRTVEQALIVAPYPKAADFEANEKLLARAEQIFEVISHIRNIRNQKQISPKQTLDLHIKSERMSAFVDFIGMIQKLANVDKVVFAQKKPEKSVSFVVKADEFFVPLEGQLDMEAEKQALLKELERAKGFLDSVLQKLSNEKFVSNAKPQVIENERKKQADAEAKIRALEEQLAAL, from the coding sequence ATGGAACTCGCAACAACCTACAGCCCACAAGAGGCAGAAAGCAAATGGTATCCATTTTGGCTCGAAAACAACTTTTTCCATGCCAAAGTAGAAGAGGGCAAAGAACCCTATACTATCGTCATTCCACCGCCTAACGTTACGGGGGTCTTGCACATGGGACATATGCTCAATAACACCATTCAAGACGTACTTATCAGAAAGGCACGAATGGAGGGCAAATCCGCTTGCTGGGTGCCGGGTACAGACCATGCCTCTATTGCTACTGAAGCCAAAGTAGTGCGCATGTTGCGTGAAAAAGGAATCAAGAAAGCCGACCTCACACGTGAGCAGTTTCTTGAATATGCTTGGGAGTGGAAAGAAAAATATGGCGGCATCATTTTAGAGCAGCTCAAAAAATTGGGCGCAAGTTGTGATTGGGAGCGCACCCATTTTACGATGGACGAAGGCTACTACAAAGCCGTTGTACGCACTTTTGTAGATTTATACAAAAAAGGCTACATCTATCGCGGTTTGCGTATGATAAACTGGGACTGCGAAGCCCAAACTGCCCTTTCCAACGAAGAAGTTTTGTATAATGAGGACGGCGAAAGGTCTGTTTTGTATCATACCCAATATAAAATTGAAGAAACAGGCGAATTTGTTACTATCGCAACCCAAAGACCCGAAACCATTTGGGGCGATACCGCCATTGCCGTCAATCCCAACGACGAACGCTACCAACATCTGATAGGCAAACACGCCACTGTGCCGCTCACAAGCCGCCAAATTCCGATTATTGCAGACGACTATGTAGAAAAAGAGTTTGGCACAGGCTGCCTCAAAGTTACGCCTGCACACGATATCAACGACTACGAAATTGGCTTGCGCCATAATTTGCCCATCTTAGATACCATCAATTTAGATGGTACAATGAACGACAAAGGGCAGATGCCTGCCGATTTAATTGGAAAAGAGCGATTTGTGGCGCGTAAAATTGCCATCAAACTTCTCAAAGAAGCAGCAGGGCATATCGTAAAAGAGGAGGAATTTACGACTAAAATCGGGCGTTCTGAAAGAACGGGAACGGTAGTAGAGCCGAAACTTTCCTTGCAGTGGTTTATCAAAATGAAAGAAATTTCGCGCCGCGCCCTGCAAGCGGTAGAAGAGGACGAGGTAATTTTGCACCCCACCAAATTCAAAAACACCTACCGCCATTGGATGGAAAACGTGCGCGACTGGTGTATTTCGCGCCAACTTTGGTGGGGTCAGCGTATTCCAGCTTACTATTTTGGGAGCGGCGAAGATGATTTTGTAGTAGCCGAAACGCCCCAAGAGGCGATTGAACTGGCTAAAAAGCACAATCCAAATCTAACCCTTGCCGACTTGCGCCAAGATGAGGACGTTTTAGATACTTGGGCTTCTTCGTGGCTCTGGCCTTTGGCAGTTTTTAATGGCTTCGATGATGCTTACTTCAATAAAGAAACGGGCAAAATCGAGATAGAAAAAAATGCGGAGCTAAATTATTTCTATCCTACCGAAGTCTTGGTTACTGCCCCTGAAATTCTCTTTTTTTGGGTGGCGCGTATGATTATCGCTGGTTATGAATACGTCGATAAAAAGCCTTTCAAAGACGTATATCTCACAGGCATTGTCCGCGATAAGCAGGGCAGGAAGATGTCTAAATCGTTGGGCAATTCGCCTGACCCGCTCGATTTGATTGCGCAGTATGGGGCAGATAGTGTGCGCGTGGGCATGCTTTTTTCTTCGCCCGCAGGAAATGATTTGCCTTTTGACGAAAAACTCTGTGAGCAGGGTAGGAATTTTTGCAATAAAATCTGGAACGCCTACCGCCTGACGCAGCGTTGGGAAAAGGTAGAAAAGGAAATTGATGCTAAAAATGAATTAGCATTGCTTTGGTTTGAAGCCAAAATCAACCAAGCCCTTCAAGATTTAGAGCAACTTTATAGTCAGTTTAGGATTTCGGAAGCCCTACTCACCATCTACAAACTCATTTGGGACGATTTCTGTGCGCAATATCTGGAAATGATTAAGCCGCCCTTTGGCGAGCCTATCGATAAGGCGACCTATGAAAAGACCATTTCGCATTTCGAGGTGCTTTTGAAAATGCTGCACCCTTTTATGCCTTTCCTAACCGAAGAACTTTGGCAGGCGATGAAATTGCGCACCGTCGAGCAGGCTTTAATTGTTGCACCTTATCCGAAAGCGGCTGATTTTGAGGCAAATGAAAAACTTTTGGCGCGTGCCGAGCAGATATTTGAAGTTATTTCTCATATCCGAAACATTCGCAACCAGAAACAAATTTCGCCCAAACAGACCTTAGACCTGCACATCAAGAGTGAGCGCATGTCTGCCTTTGTAGATTTTATCGGTATGATTCAGAAATTGGCAAATGTAGATAAAGTAGTTTTTGCACAAAAGAAACCCGAAAAATCTGTTTCCTTTGTTGTGAAAGCAGACGAATTTTTTGTACCCTTAGAAGGGCAGCTCGATATGGAAGCCGAAAAGCAGGCACTTCTCAAAGAGTTGGAACGCGCCAAAGGTTTTCTCGATTCTGTCTTGCAAAAACTTTCCAACGAAAAGTTTGTTAGCAATGCCAAACCCCAAGTTATTGAAAATGAGCGTAAAAAGCAAGCCGATGCGGAAGCTAAAATTCGTGCGCTCGAAGAGCAGTTGGCAGCCCTTTAA
- a CDS encoding DUF3822 family protein, whose translation MPTPSIFTNDLSLRDETIDLSQIGRYKMCLLITPEEFCVAAFDTRTDRCVAFERYEAQSRLYSLAEVVEPMSQILSQHAFWKVGYWQKITCMIHDSPFTFVPESYFEAEQAIAYLRLNGTPNLKTSYVQYTEHNNSQTTCLFTIPKEISDWIELAYPHTSISYVHGLSAFLEGIFLQDPTREQMHVLIYPKKMAIALMEEQELLFINEYSYNTPNELLYFILAVAQEYEIENPTLLLYGNKARMPEIADLLKMYISEVEWGKRPQGIFFGQNFNKIAQEEYFELFSCYYVS comes from the coding sequence ATGCCCACGCCCTCTATTTTTACCAACGACCTTTCTTTGCGCGACGAAACGATAGATTTGAGTCAAATCGGACGCTACAAGATGTGCCTGCTTATCACGCCCGAAGAGTTTTGTGTAGCTGCCTTCGATACGCGCACCGACCGCTGCGTTGCCTTCGAGCGGTATGAAGCCCAAAGTCGGCTATACAGTTTGGCGGAAGTGGTAGAGCCGATGAGTCAGATTTTGAGCCAGCATGCTTTTTGGAAAGTAGGCTATTGGCAAAAAATCACCTGCATGATACACGATTCGCCCTTTACCTTCGTACCCGAATCGTACTTTGAAGCCGAGCAAGCGATTGCTTATTTGCGTCTGAATGGCACGCCGAATCTGAAAACTTCCTACGTGCAATACACCGAGCATAACAATAGCCAAACGACTTGCCTTTTCACCATTCCCAAAGAGATTTCCGATTGGATAGAACTTGCCTATCCGCATACGAGCATTTCCTACGTGCATGGGCTTTCCGCCTTTTTAGAAGGCATTTTCCTACAAGACCCCACAAGAGAACAGATGCACGTGCTTATCTATCCCAAAAAAATGGCGATAGCCCTGATGGAAGAACAAGAATTGCTTTTTATCAACGAGTATAGCTACAATACACCCAACGAACTACTCTATTTCATTTTGGCAGTAGCGCAGGAATATGAAATAGAAAATCCTACCCTTTTGCTTTATGGCAACAAAGCCCGCATGCCTGAAATTGCGGATTTGCTCAAAATGTATATCAGCGAGGTAGAATGGGGCAAGCGTCCGCAGGGTATCTTTTTTGGTCAGAATTTTAATAAAATCGCCCAAGAGGAATATTTCGAGCTATTTAGCTGCTATTATGTGTCTTGA
- a CDS encoding efflux RND transporter periplasmic adaptor subunit — protein MKNLWQKGKWWLLALPLLATALFFYFRQKKSQLPLYQVERKTLVESVYASATLLPQTEYKVFANADGTLLQKRASEGAPVRADEVLFLIDKTDPSLRLNTARQAYLLAKENYGKESPLLAEMRLALANAKIQLENDSINWLRFQNLWAQKATSQVEYDRSRTLYQNSQNNYALQKSRLAKLENDLKFNLENSQNQMQLSQKQLEDYAVRSFIEGVVLETYKEEGESVRRGEVLALLADPKRVYLRLEVDELDIERVKIGQPILVKLDVYKDTLFKAKVSKIYYRLNKQNQSFRVDAEFEGEVPNRFSGLTAEANILIQEKKDALVVPKTYLLGKDSLLVWDKESQSTQAKRIEKGIENFEWVEILSGIEEKQTLLKPQ, from the coding sequence ATGAAAAATTTATGGCAAAAAGGCAAATGGTGGCTGCTTGCCCTGCCTTTGTTGGCGACTGCCCTTTTTTTCTACTTTCGCCAAAAGAAAAGCCAACTGCCTTTGTATCAGGTAGAACGCAAAACCTTAGTGGAATCGGTCTATGCCTCCGCTACCCTGCTCCCCCAGACCGAGTACAAGGTCTTTGCTAATGCAGATGGCACACTCTTGCAAAAAAGAGCCAGCGAAGGTGCGCCCGTCAGAGCCGACGAGGTACTCTTTCTTATCGATAAGACCGACCCCAGTTTGCGCCTCAATACGGCACGCCAAGCCTACCTTTTGGCAAAGGAAAACTACGGCAAAGAGTCGCCACTTTTAGCGGAAATGCGTCTTGCCCTTGCTAATGCCAAAATCCAACTCGAAAACGACTCTATCAATTGGTTGCGTTTCCAAAATCTTTGGGCGCAAAAAGCGACCAGTCAGGTAGAATACGACCGCAGCCGCACTTTGTACCAAAATTCGCAAAACAATTACGCCCTACAAAAGAGCCGTTTAGCCAAATTAGAAAACGATTTGAAGTTTAATTTGGAAAACTCCCAAAATCAGATGCAACTAAGCCAAAAACAACTCGAAGACTATGCCGTCAGAAGTTTTATAGAAGGGGTAGTATTAGAAACCTACAAAGAAGAAGGCGAAAGTGTGAGGCGTGGTGAAGTATTGGCACTTTTAGCCGACCCCAAAAGGGTCTATCTGCGTTTGGAAGTAGATGAGCTGGACATCGAAAGGGTAAAAATAGGGCAGCCCATATTGGTAAAATTAGATGTCTATAAAGATACACTTTTCAAAGCGAAAGTTTCTAAAATTTATTACCGCCTCAATAAACAAAATCAATCCTTTCGCGTAGATGCCGAATTTGAGGGCGAAGTCCCCAATCGCTTTTCAGGGCTTACCGCCGAAGCTAATATTTTGATACAAGAGAAAAAAGACGCGCTGGTAGTTCCCAAAACCTACCTTTTAGGCAAAGATAGCCTGCTTGTTTGGGATAAGGAAAGCCAAAGTACGCAAGCCAAACGCATAGAAAAGGGCATCGAAAACTTCGAGTGGGTAGAAATTTTGAGCGGCATTGAAGAAAAACAAACCCTTTTAAAACCCCAATAG
- a CDS encoding ABC transporter permease encodes MQVLIEIAQTQMLSRYKQTLIATLGVTFGIGMFIVMVSFMTGVNVLLEETMLAATPHIRIYNDIQVQKTTLVHQAQPEALHVVHHIKPKKERKNLKNGLAMADFIATQSQVLGVSPQVATQVFYNFGTIQLVGSVVGVDIFKEDALFDLKSKMQQGSIERLLTAHDAILMGAGLANKLNLQAGDKVTISTPDGTLKTLQVVGIFKYGIGAIDDMRSYANLNTVQKLLKEDSRYITDIHIKLKDYYQARQLAESFQKQFAYKVEDWETANASILVSFTLRNIITYAVSITLLVVAGFGIYNILNMTIYEKMREIAILKATGFSGLDVMKIFMIQAFVIGFLGAVGGLLIGFLLSLWVSTIPFDSGGFLAVDTFPVNFDPNYYLIGIVFGLLTTLLAGYFPSRKAAQIDPVDILRG; translated from the coding sequence ATGCAGGTCTTGATAGAAATTGCGCAAACGCAGATGCTTTCGCGCTACAAACAGACGCTCATTGCCACTTTGGGCGTAACCTTTGGTATCGGTATGTTTATCGTGATGGTCAGTTTTATGACAGGGGTAAATGTGCTTTTAGAAGAAACCATGCTCGCCGCCACACCGCATATCCGCATCTACAACGATATTCAGGTGCAAAAAACAACCCTTGTCCATCAGGCGCAACCCGAAGCCCTGCACGTAGTACATCATATCAAACCCAAAAAAGAGCGCAAGAACTTGAAAAACGGCTTGGCGATGGCTGATTTTATCGCGACCCAAAGTCAGGTTTTGGGCGTTTCGCCGCAAGTAGCGACGCAGGTATTCTATAATTTTGGTACAATTCAGTTGGTAGGCTCGGTAGTGGGTGTAGATATTTTCAAAGAAGATGCCCTTTTCGACCTCAAAAGCAAGATGCAACAAGGCAGCATCGAGCGGCTTCTCACCGCCCATGACGCTATCCTGATGGGGGCAGGTTTGGCAAATAAGCTCAACTTGCAGGCAGGAGATAAAGTTACGATTTCCACACCCGATGGCACGCTCAAAACGCTGCAAGTAGTCGGAATTTTTAAATATGGTATCGGCGCAATAGACGACATGCGAAGCTATGCCAACCTCAATACGGTGCAAAAGCTACTCAAAGAAGATAGCCGCTACATCACCGATATTCACATCAAACTCAAAGACTACTATCAAGCAAGGCAGCTTGCCGAAAGTTTCCAAAAGCAGTTTGCCTACAAAGTTGAAGACTGGGAAACCGCCAACGCCTCTATTTTGGTGAGCTTCACGCTGCGAAATATCATCACCTATGCCGTTTCTATCACCCTTTTGGTAGTGGCAGGCTTTGGCATCTACAACATTCTAAACATGACCATCTACGAAAAGATGCGCGAAATTGCAATCTTGAAAGCCACAGGTTTTTCGGGTCTTGATGTGATGAAGATTTTTATGATTCAAGCCTTTGTAATCGGATTTTTAGGGGCTGTGGGCGGCTTGCTCATAGGATTTTTGCTCTCGCTCTGGGTTTCTACCATTCCTTTTGATAGCGGCGGCTTTTTAGCCGTAGATACTTTCCCCGTCAATTTCGACCCCAATTATTACCTTATCGGAATTGTTTTTGGCTTGCTCACGACGCTTTTGGCAGGTTATTTCCCTTCGCGCAAAGCCGCACAAATAGACCCTGTGGATATTTTGAGAGGGTAA
- a CDS encoding WbqC family protein: MPSLPTEIALVELHYLPCYDYGCLFERHDEVWIDIHEHFVKQTYRNRAQIQGANGVLSLIVPVQKGSQRKPITEVEIAYQQQWQKLHWRSLQSAYGKTPYFLYLRDHFEPFYQSQHYKTLFEWNEALLKTLQKLFKWKAKIRLTDQYYSPQAALQLSTPTQKVSDWRNKIVPNQPPIFLQEPYFQAFSAEFVPNLSLIDTVFNRFS; this comes from the coding sequence ATGCCCTCTTTGCCCACAGAAATTGCACTTGTGGAACTGCACTATCTCCCTTGTTATGATTACGGCTGCCTTTTTGAGCGGCACGACGAGGTATGGATAGATATTCACGAGCATTTTGTAAAGCAAACGTACCGCAATCGCGCCCAAATTCAGGGTGCAAATGGGGTTTTGTCCCTGATTGTGCCTGTACAAAAGGGCAGTCAGCGCAAGCCTATCACCGAGGTAGAAATTGCCTATCAGCAGCAGTGGCAGAAATTGCATTGGCGCAGTTTGCAGTCGGCGTATGGCAAAACGCCTTATTTTCTCTATTTGCGCGACCATTTCGAGCCTTTTTATCAAAGCCAACACTACAAAACGCTCTTTGAGTGGAATGAAGCCCTTTTAAAGACCCTTCAAAAACTGTTCAAATGGAAAGCCAAGATACGCCTAACCGACCAATATTACAGTCCCCAAGCGGCTCTACAACTTTCCACACCTACACAAAAGGTAAGCGATTGGCGCAATAAGATTGTGCCGAATCAGCCTCCTATTTTTTTACAAGAGCCTTATTTTCAGGCTTTTAGTGCCGAATTTGTGCCAAATTTAAGCCTGATAGATACCGTTTTCAATCGCTTTTCGTAG
- the panD gene encoding aspartate 1-decarboxylase has translation MWIEVFKSKIHRARVTQAELNYVGSITIDEDLMEAANLIANEKVQIVNNNNGERLETYVIRGERGSGVICLNGAAARKVQVGDVIIIISYAQMEFEAAKTFEPCIVFVDEHNRIV, from the coding sequence ATGTGGATTGAAGTTTTCAAATCAAAGATACACAGAGCCAGAGTTACACAAGCCGAACTCAATTACGTCGGCAGCATTACCATAGACGAGGACTTGATGGAAGCGGCGAATCTGATTGCCAACGAAAAAGTACAAATCGTAAATAATAACAATGGTGAGCGTTTGGAAACCTACGTCATCAGGGGCGAGCGCGGCAGTGGTGTCATCTGCCTCAATGGGGCGGCGGCGCGAAAAGTGCAGGTAGGCGATGTCATTATCATTATTTCCTATGCCCAGATGGAATTTGAAGCTGCCAAGACCTTCGAGCCATGCATTGTCTTTGTAGATGAACACAACCGTATTGTCTAA
- the panC gene encoding pantoate--beta-alanine ligase encodes MKILRNLAELRQYRKTLAPDTKLGFVPTMGALHAGHLSLIEKARLENQVVMASIFVNPLQFDKAEDLAKYPQMLEADIALLEKEGCQALFAPDKAEIYPNIVHTQVHFPALENAMEGKFRKGHFSGVALIVSKLFHWVMPTKAYFGQKDLQQFVIISRLVEDLSFPVALECCPTVREEDGLAMSSRNLRLDEESRMLAPKIYEALVLGAKMLKTEKKVQKAIEVVQEYLQKYKRFQVEYVELVSLQDLAPVQKWDESHSQKAAICVAVHLGGIRLIDNLIV; translated from the coding sequence ATGAAGATTTTACGCAACCTTGCCGAATTGCGCCAATACAGGAAGACACTTGCGCCCGACACAAAACTTGGTTTTGTCCCTACTATGGGGGCTTTGCATGCAGGACACCTTTCGCTAATTGAAAAAGCACGTCTTGAAAATCAGGTAGTAATGGCGAGCATCTTTGTCAATCCGCTCCAATTCGATAAAGCCGAAGACTTAGCCAAGTACCCACAAATGTTGGAGGCTGATATTGCCCTTTTGGAAAAAGAAGGCTGCCAGGCACTTTTTGCACCCGACAAAGCCGAAATCTATCCCAATATCGTGCATACCCAAGTGCATTTTCCTGCCTTAGAAAACGCTATGGAAGGCAAATTTCGCAAGGGGCATTTTAGCGGTGTAGCCCTGATTGTGAGCAAACTCTTCCATTGGGTCATGCCTACCAAAGCCTATTTCGGACAAAAAGACCTACAACAATTTGTTATCATTTCCCGACTGGTAGAAGATTTGAGCTTTCCCGTTGCCCTCGAATGTTGCCCTACGGTGCGCGAAGAAGACGGCTTGGCAATGTCCTCACGCAATTTGCGCTTAGATGAGGAAAGCCGCATGCTTGCGCCCAAAATTTACGAAGCCTTAGTCTTGGGTGCAAAGATGCTCAAAACAGAGAAAAAAGTACAAAAAGCCATAGAAGTAGTACAAGAGTATTTACAGAAGTACAAACGTTTTCAGGTAGAATATGTAGAATTGGTGTCTTTACAAGACCTTGCACCTGTGCAAAAATGGGACGAGAGTCATAGTCAGAAAGCCGCTATCTGTGTGGCTGTGCATTTGGGCGGAATCCGATTGATAGATAATTTAATTGTCTGA
- a CDS encoding PASTA domain-containing protein: MLSPERAAQLAQLWQQVRYYLTRNHYSTILIHLALMGSLFFLFLYTFFNGYLPNLTNHGETVRVPDLRGMHISELEKFLETRDLRFEIADTTYEPPNKRGEPRPFTILKQNPAKGTLVKKSRKIYLTVNAENAPDVLLPSRLLGASLETARIILQGNKLLIGEIRYKADMIKNTVLAIEFQGEEITKEKLDKGYRLPQGSKLVLYVSHGMGDNELSMPNVVGKDSEVAIAQLVGMGLKVEERYIKSDDPQKAGQVLNQSIPSGRAIVVDEVVEITIAERYNPEAETE, from the coding sequence ATGCTTAGTCCTGAAAGAGCCGCCCAACTTGCTCAACTTTGGCAACAGGTTCGCTACTACCTTACACGCAATCATTACTCTACGATTCTGATACATCTTGCCCTTATGGGGAGTCTGTTTTTTTTGTTTCTCTACACTTTTTTCAATGGCTATTTGCCCAATCTTACCAACCATGGCGAAACGGTGCGCGTGCCTGATTTGCGTGGCATGCACATTTCTGAATTAGAGAAGTTTTTGGAAACACGCGACCTGCGCTTCGAAATTGCCGACACTACCTACGAGCCGCCTAATAAGCGAGGCGAACCGCGCCCTTTTACCATCTTAAAACAAAACCCTGCTAAGGGGACTTTGGTCAAGAAAAGCCGCAAAATCTACCTGACCGTTAATGCTGAAAACGCGCCTGACGTGCTACTGCCCAGTCGCCTTTTGGGAGCGAGTTTGGAAACGGCACGCATTATTTTGCAAGGCAATAAACTTTTGATAGGCGAAATTCGCTACAAAGCCGATATGATAAAAAATACCGTCTTGGCGATAGAATTTCAGGGCGAAGAAATCACGAAAGAAAAGTTGGATAAGGGCTACCGTTTGCCACAAGGCTCAAAATTGGTACTCTATGTTTCACATGGCATGGGCGACAACGAACTCTCTATGCCTAACGTAGTAGGAAAGGATAGCGAAGTGGCGATTGCCCAACTCGTGGGCATGGGCTTGAAGGTAGAGGAGCGGTACATCAAGTCGGACGACCCGCAAAAGGCAGGGCAGGTGCTTAATCAGAGTATCCCTTCGGGTAGGGCGATTGTCGTCGATGAAGTCGTAGAGATTACGATTGCAGAGCGTTACAACCCCGAAGCCGAAACAGAATAA